The segment ATCCGGGAACACGGTGTGCATCAGCATCGCGATCGCCAGAGTCGTGACACCCGCCATCAGATTGCTGGCAACCAGATCTCCGATATCGGTGGACGGGTAGCTGGCGAAGTTGAGCATCACCTGCATCATCACGATCGATATCGCCCCGAACAGGAACAGTGTCCCGCGAGTCATGCAGGTGAATAACGCGGCCAGCATTCCGATCACGACGATCAGCATCGCGCCGGGGTGATCCCCCAGCACTCCGTGCACGACCAATATGAACACACATGGCAGCAGCGTACTGGCGATGAATTGCCAGACGATACGTGCATTGAGTACCGGCCCCAGCCCCAGTAGCAGAATGGGGCTGACGCAGAAGAAGGTACCGTAATTCCAGTTCATCAACTTGCAGAGCATGAAACCCAGCACACCGCCAAAGGCGATGCGCAGACACTGCTGAAGATCATTGTCCGTCAGGACAAGATGCGGTGACAGTTCGATGGCCGAGCCGAATCGACGTCGCTTTGGAGCAACCGCCACGCCATCATCGTAGACATTGTCAGGCATGGGTCACCTCAATAGATGTAATGCACGAGGCTTGCCAGATGCACCTGAGCATGGCCAAGCCAGGCAGCCAGACCGCTGACGGGATAGAGCTGCACGGTGGCCCGCGCGCCCGTAGACAACGTATTCAGCAGCGCGTGCTCATCCTCGTTCAGTGCCAGATGGACACGCATGCGTTGGGCGTCGCGCACCCAGCGGTCCGTGGCAACTGGAGCTGCCAGATTGCCATCGGGCGACTGTTGACCGTCGAACACCCCGGCATCGGCGCTCAATAGCAACGCCTCATGCACCTCACCAGGGCGTGCATCGAACACGATGCTGGCTGGCTGACCGGCTTGCGTCAGCGACAGTGACTTCTCACGGAAGTCTGCCACCACATCGGCACGGTCAGCGACCAGGGCCACCAGCGGCTGTCCAGCGGTCGCATAACTACCAGGGCTCAGCTGCAGGTTGGTGACCCAGCCACTTTCCTTCGCCCGCACCACGGTATAGGACAGATCCAATCTGGCCTGTTCCAGTGCATTTTGCGCCTGGCGCAGGCGAAGGTTGTCATCGCCAGACAGTCCACGCTGTACCAGCAACGCATTGACCTTGGCCTTGTCGACTGCCAGCTGTGCCTTGGCTGAATCACGTTCGGCACGTGTCTGATCATATTTCTGGCGCGAGATGCTGTGTTGCTTGATCAACGTCTCCGCACGACTCATCTCTATTCCCAGCTCATGAGCCGTCGCCTGACTCGCCGCGACGGTCGCCCTCGCGGCAGCCACGGAAGCATCCAGCTGTTCGTTATCCTGTCCACTTGAAACCAGCGACAATTCGGCCTTGCTGACCGACAGCTCATAACGGCGAGAGTCGATGCGAAACAAGACCTCCCCCGCCTCAACGTGCTGATTGTTGTAGACCCGCACTTCCTCGACCCGACCGCTGACCTGCGGAGCGACACTGATCACCGGGTGCATGACGCGGGCCTGAGGCGTGAGCGGCATCCAAAGGTCAGCACACAGGAAGTAGACGAAGCACACGGCAAAGATGGCGAGAGCACGATGCACCCAACGTTTGAAGCGCTGATCCGCTGTCATGCTTCGTCAATCCCTGCCAGACCCGATTTATCGTTCGTCAGGGCAGAGGACGTCGGGCAGCCCGACTCGCTCGCAGCGTCAGCCTGCAGGCGACAGATACTCTGTCGCGCGTTGGCTTCAAGGGCCAGCAACATCTCGGCAAACTGATCAAGTGATGCGTCGTCGAAACCGATATACAGCTCGCTACGCACTCGCAATATGCGCTCGGACAGCTGCTGAAGGCAGGCATGGCCCGCATCGGTGAACCACAGGCAGCGAGCACGCTTGTCAACGGAATGCGTACTGCGGCAAATCAACTGCTGAGCCTCCAGCTGCTTGAGTGTGCGCGTCAGCGAGGGCATTTCGATACTCAGCTCATCGGCCAGCATCTGCTGAGTACAGCCCTCACCGAGTTTCTCCAGCTGCATCATCACTGTCCAGCGCGCCTCGGTCATGCCCAGCGTGTGCACGGCGGTGGTAATGGCCGTTCGCCACAGACGATGAACACGCCCTACCTGCCCTCCCAATGAGGGCTTGAGCGTTTCGTGCAGGGGCTGAGCAACAGATTGAGATTCGACAACAGCCACCGGTGAATTTTCGTGCATGACCATCCTCTCGGCATCAGGCGCTCGTGCCACCTATCCGAGAGGGGTCACGAGCGCCTGATTTATAGTTTAGCGTGCTAACAATGAGAGGAATAATACCCTTTATTAGCGGGCAAAACAATTGACGGCTACCGAGATGACCTCATCGACACTCATTCCTGACCAATACCGTGTCGCTTGAGCTTGTTGGCAATCGTGGTATGCGAAACGCCCAACCGCTTCGCCAACAGGCGGCTGGAGGGAAAGTCCGGATACAGGCGCGCCAATACCCGCCGCTCTACCTCGTCATGAATATCACCAAGGCTGCCCGCCAGATCGATGCTCTCAAGGCCATCTTCTCGCGCCACGCCGATCAAACGCAGATGCACTGCCTCGATTACATCGCCATCGCACAGCGACACCGCCTGGAACAGTACATTCTCCAACTGACGTACGTTGCCCGGCCAGTGATAGCCACGCAGACGCGCCATCGCCTCTGGCGAAATATCCCGCACGAGAGCGCCAATCTGTCGCACAGCACGCTCGAGAAAGTGGCGTGCCAATTCCTCAAGACCATCCAGACATTCCCTGAGCGGCGGAATCTGCACCGAGAGCACATTGAGGCGATGGAAGAGGTCATGACGGAAGCGTCCTTCGCTACACAGCGCCGGCAGGTCTTGTTGAGTAGCGCAGATCACGCGGACATCAAGGAAGGTTTCTTCATCACTGCCCACGCGCCGGAAACCGCCATCCTGCAAGAAGCGCAATAGCTTGACCTGCATGCGCGGGCTCATCTCACCCACTTCATCGAGAAAGATGGTACCGCCACTGGTCAACTCCAGCAGACCAAGCTTGCCCTCGGGGCGCGCGCCCTCAAAGGCTCCAGGGGCGTAGCCGAAAAGCTCGGTCTCGGCCATGGATTCCGGCAGGCCAGCGCAGTTAAGCGCCATGAACGGCGCCAGTCCGCGCGGGCTGGCCAGGTGGCAGGCGCGCGCCAATAGCTCCTTGCCAGTGCCGGTCTCGCCTTCAATGAGTAACGGAGCATCCAGAGGCGCCATGCGCCTGGCCTCTTTTACCACCGCTGATAACTGGCGACTGGACTGGAATATAGCCTCGAAACCACGTACCTCGGTACGCTGGACTTGATAGATACGTGAGCCAATACGGTCTGCACGATGCAGGGTCACTACTGCGCCCGCCAGCGAGGCAACATCTTCGTTTTCGGTATGCAGTGGCGCGATATCGGCCAGAAACGTTTCTTCTCCCACTCGCAGCCGCAGGCCATTGACGCGGGCATTGTTACGCCGAATCAGATCCGGCAGATCAACATCCTGAATATGGCGCGTAAGTGCCAGGCCAGGGACCTCGTCGATGCGTACGCCCAGCAACTTACCTGCCGCGCGGTTAGCCGCCACCACGCGACCATCCATATCGATCGACATCACCGGATCTGATAGCGACGACAACAAGGCATTGAGCTCCAGGTGACGGCGC is part of the Cobetia sp. L2A1 genome and harbors:
- a CDS encoding MarR family winged helix-turn-helix transcriptional regulator, which codes for MHENSPVAVVESQSVAQPLHETLKPSLGGQVGRVHRLWRTAITTAVHTLGMTEARWTVMMQLEKLGEGCTQQMLADELSIEMPSLTRTLKQLEAQQLICRSTHSVDKRARCLWFTDAGHACLQQLSERILRVRSELYIGFDDASLDQFAEMLLALEANARQSICRLQADAASESGCPTSSALTNDKSGLAGIDEA
- a CDS encoding sigma-54-dependent transcriptional regulator codes for the protein MRLKLTCQNRIGILRDILALFADYGLNVLRGEVGGEANNTIYLHVPNMLRMQLSTLKPALEEISGVFKVTRVSLMPTERRHLELNALLSSLSDPVMSIDMDGRVVAANRAAGKLLGVRIDEVPGLALTRHIQDVDLPDLIRRNNARVNGLRLRVGEETFLADIAPLHTENEDVASLAGAVVTLHRADRIGSRIYQVQRTEVRGFEAIFQSSRQLSAVVKEARRMAPLDAPLLIEGETGTGKELLARACHLASPRGLAPFMALNCAGLPESMAETELFGYAPGAFEGARPEGKLGLLELTSGGTIFLDEVGEMSPRMQVKLLRFLQDGGFRRVGSDEETFLDVRVICATQQDLPALCSEGRFRHDLFHRLNVLSVQIPPLRECLDGLEELARHFLERAVRQIGALVRDISPEAMARLRGYHWPGNVRQLENVLFQAVSLCDGDVIEAVHLRLIGVAREDGLESIDLAGSLGDIHDEVERRVLARLYPDFPSSRLLAKRLGVSHTTIANKLKRHGIGQE
- a CDS encoding HlyD family secretion protein, which translates into the protein MTADQRFKRWVHRALAIFAVCFVYFLCADLWMPLTPQARVMHPVISVAPQVSGRVEEVRVYNNQHVEAGEVLFRIDSRRYELSVSKAELSLVSSGQDNEQLDASVAAARATVAASQATAHELGIEMSRAETLIKQHSISRQKYDQTRAERDSAKAQLAVDKAKVNALLVQRGLSGDDNLRLRQAQNALEQARLDLSYTVVRAKESGWVTNLQLSPGSYATAGQPLVALVADRADVVADFREKSLSLTQAGQPASIVFDARPGEVHEALLLSADAGVFDGQQSPDGNLAAPVATDRWVRDAQRMRVHLALNEDEHALLNTLSTGARATVQLYPVSGLAAWLGHAQVHLASLVHYIY